Below is a window of Micromonospora chersina DNA.
CGGCCGGCGCGAACAGCGCGCCGCCGGCCAGCGCGCCGACCGCGATGCCGGTGCTGTGCAGGCCGGCGACGGCGGCGCTGGTGCCCTGTTCGTCCCGGAGCAGCGGTACGACGGGGCCGAACCCGTAGAGGAAGAAGCCCCACAGTCCCAGCTGGGAGTAGGTCAGCCAGGTCGTCCGGTCACGGGTGAGGCGGGGCACTGGCCTTACGCTACGCGCGCACGGCCGGCGCCCCGCCCCGGATGAGAGGCAGCTCTCGTCCTGCTCAGCGGACGCTGCGGGCGAACTGCCGGGCGGCCCAGACCACCCCGGCGACGGCGAGCACCGCGACGATGGTCAGCCCCTGCCAGACCTTGTCGTTGCCCAGGTCGCCGGCGAAGAGCGCCCGGGTGCCGTCGACCGCCCAGGAGAACGGGTTCCAGTCGGCGATGCCCTGGAGCCAGCCGGGGGCGAAGGTCAGCGGCAGCAGGATGCCGGAGAGCAGCAGCACCGGCTGGGCCACGGTGTTCATGAGCGGGGCCAGCGCGTCCTCGCTCTTGACCTTGAGCGCCACGCCGTACGAGACGGCCGAGGTCATGAGCGCGATGAGGGCCAGCATCAGGTACGCGAGCAGCAGGTCGCCGATGAAGACGCGCAGGTCGAACAGGAGCGCGAGCAGCGTGATGATCACTGCCTGCACGATCAGCGAGACGACGTCCCGCAGCGAGCGGCCGAGCAGCAGGGCGAGCCGGCTGACCGGGGTGACCCGGGACCGTTCGATCACCCCGGCGCGCAGCTCGGCGATCAGGCCGAAGCCCTGGAACAGGCCACCGAAGATGGCCAGCAGCACCAGCAGGCCGGGCACGAAGATCTTGTACGCGGCGGCCTGGGTCGGCGCGTTCAGCGCCGGCTTGAGCAGCGGGGCGAAGAGCAGCAGGTACATCACCGGCTGGAAGACGCCGACGAAGACCCAGACGGGGTTGCGCAGCAGCAGCTGGATCTGGCGCTGGAAGATCAGCCAGGTGTCGCGGGCGAGTTTCATGACAGTTCTCCGGATGGTCAGGACTCGCGCAGCGAGCGGCCGGTCTTGGTGAGGAAGACGTCGTCCAGGCTGGGACGGTGCAGCTCGATGGAGCGCAGCTCCAGCCCGGCGTGGTCGAGGCGGCGCAGCACCTGCGGGATGGCGGTGGCGCCCTCCTCGACGTAGAGCCGCAGGCCGCCCTCGTCGACGGTCTCCAGCTTGCTGACGTACGCCTCGGTGTCGAGCAGTTCGGCGGCCTTCGGGGTGGTGGCGGCGTCGAGGCCGACCAGCACGACCTCACCGGAGATCTCCCGCTTCAGCTCGGCCGGGGTGCCCTCCGCGACCACCTCGCCGTGATC
It encodes the following:
- a CDS encoding ABC transporter permease, whose product is MKLARDTWLIFQRQIQLLLRNPVWVFVGVFQPVMYLLLFAPLLKPALNAPTQAAAYKIFVPGLLVLLAIFGGLFQGFGLIAELRAGVIERSRVTPVSRLALLLGRSLRDVVSLIVQAVIITLLALLFDLRVFIGDLLLAYLMLALIALMTSAVSYGVALKVKSEDALAPLMNTVAQPVLLLSGILLPLTFAPGWLQGIADWNPFSWAVDGTRALFAGDLGNDKVWQGLTIVAVLAVAGVVWAARQFARSVR